The Engystomops pustulosus chromosome 2, aEngPut4.maternal, whole genome shotgun sequence genomic interval TTAATTGCAACGCAATCGCCACATGGGATTATAGCTATAGTGTTGAAAGAAGCAGCAGGACACAAGCTCCACCTGTTGTTTCACGCATTAGCGAGAATAGGACCAACAGCAAACTGGAAAGCGGGGGTCTCCTTTGTGTGATAAGTGCattcagacccccaccaatcagcataaAGGGGTCGCTCGGGGGGTTGCAAAACACGGCTGCTATACTGAGCCCTGACAtatcaaaaatggtgcaaattaatACTACAAATAATACTAGTCTGTAATCCGCCTAGCACTAAGCGTGACCGTTTTCTGCCATTTTAGATGTGGTGTTCACTGACAGTCACCAGAGATATTGAAAAGTAAaggaaaatatatgaaaaataagTAAATCGTATATACAATGATCCATCTTGCTCCTCCTTCATCCtagccctccatctgcagccatgacCACAGAAGACGAGATCCAGTTTTGGCTGCTGTTACTCGGATATGTCGTCTCCAGGCGGAAGAGGCGCAAGAGAGAGACGATCCGGAATTACTGGGTGCATCCTCTGACTAGTCAGCGCTTTTCTAAGGGACAGTTCCACCTCCGTTACGGCGACTTGAGGAAATGTCCTAAGAGGTTTTTCGATTATTTTAAAATGTCAATAAGAACATTCGATGAACTGCTGGAAAATCTGCGCCCCGTCCTCATCCGGAGCGACACCAAGATGAGGGCAGCAATCTCCCCGGAGGAGCGGCTCTGCGTGACTATTAAGTGTGTGGTAATTTATAATAAAAGATCAGATGTCAGCGCCACCATCTGTCCACAGGTTATGTGTGGTATTGCACCTCGACTACATTGATAAGACTGTGCTGCAATTCCATACACAACCTCAGCACACGTGAAGCGTTGTTTTTAGAAGGATACGGGCACAATTTCTAattttagacaacccctttaagactctccCTTAGTACATGACAGCATTTGTATTGCCGCAGATAACGGATTCCAAAGGATTGTCAATTTTGGACtaatttctcctttttttttatgAAGATTAACTAAAGTCACAAAGATATCGGATTGtagagaagtctatggagagggaaggggtggagTGAGCAGGAACTGTGTAAGAGGGGAGAGAAACGGGcaaagacagaggctgctggaactaatagtaagtttctatctcaccccaagagcTTTATTCACAGATAAAGACAAAGGGGGCATTCATCATACCCTGGATATTGTGCGCCGGGGTATATGATGAAGGTCCCATCCCTGTGGCTCTGCCAGAGACTCCGGCCGGATGTAGAATTGCTTTCGCTATTAACTAGCGAACATTCAGCTTGATTGATCTCTAGCTGTAGCAAATGCTCAGACACAAGGTAGGAACAACCTGCTCCGCCCCAATCCTCCTTTATGCCCCGCCTCCGATACCCTGTTGGCAATAATTTCAGGGCTTTTACGgcaaaaaactggcatacaagtctAGATAAATCTATAATGTCTATAATaactctctataatgtcctagaTGATCCTGCAGAGTGTGAGAGAGTTATGGAGCAGATTCTCCTCTACTTTCCTTGTGCAGTGTATGGAAGACCTCATAGCACCTAGTCTCCATTCCCATCTTGAATCAATGAGAATTGGAGATATGGACTTTGTTAAAGATTTATGCAGATTCTGTTGAAATGTTAGGAACTCCAGGCTGGTATTATACCTTGTAGCTAGCCCCGGTGGCACTCTGCTAGCCATACATTGGGATACATGTATAGAAGTTTTGGTTGTTGAGTTTGTCTCCTTGGGTTTACAGGTACCTGGCGACAGGACAAAGCTTCACGTCCCTTCACTTCCGATTCCTTATTGGAAAAGCCACCATCAGGTTGATTGTTCGTGAGACCTGCAGAGCCATCTGTGACGCCCTGCTCAATGTTCTCATGCCGGAGCCAACGCCTGAAACCTGGCAGCAGATAGCCGAGGACTTCTACACCACGACCAGCTTCCCGAATTGTGTCGGGGCCTTGGATGCAAAAGACATTCGTATGAAGATGCCACCCAACAGCGGGAGCAAGCGCTGGGACTCAAGCAAACACTCCATTGTCCTGCTGGCCTTAGTGGACAGCAGTTATAGGTTCATTGCCATCGATGTTGGAGCATACGGGACCACGGGCTGCTGCAGAATTTTTAAGAAGTCTAACCTGGGGCGTAAGTTAAAAGAAGGGAAATTGAATTTGCCTGAACATCAGGCTTTGCCTGGCACGAGTCACCCCCCTATGCCCTATATTTTTGTTGCAGACGAGGCATTTGGGCTCACTGAGAACATTTTGAGGCCCTACCCCAACAGGAACATAACTCCCATCCAAAAAGTATTTAATTACAGGCTTATTCGGGCAAGGCGAGCCATCGACAGCGCATTCGGAATTCTGTCCAACAAGTGGAGGGTCTTCTTCGCCCCTATTCAGCTGGAAGCTAACTTTGTTCAAGACATTATCAAAGCGGCCTGCGTTCTTCATAACCTGGTGCTTCTCAGGGATGGCTTCGTCTTTGAGGACATTCTTAGTAACCCCCTGCATGACGTGGCATGGAGTACGGTTCGGGGGCCTGTGAGTGGAATGTTGGTCAGAAACTCTTTTGCGAGTTACTTTGTGTCGCCACAAGGAGAAATACCCTGGCAAAATGAGAAGATTTGatgtcaatgtgtacaaagctcctggaccagatgggttacaccccagagttcttaaagaactcagttctgttattgctgtaccactgtctaaaatcttcagggattccgtaatgtctggtgtggtgccaagtgactggcgcaaggcaaatgtggtgccaatatataaaaagggctctagaacttcgccaggcaattacagacctgtaagcttaacttccattgtggggaaagtattggaagggttagtaaaagactacatactggagtatgtgacatcaaatagaataataagtgatagccagcatgggtttactaagaatagaagttgtcaaactaaccttatctgcttctatgaagaggtgagcagatgcctggatggaggagcagctgtggatattgtgttcttggactttgcaaaggcatttgacactgttcctcatagacgcctgatgggtaaaattagggctattggtttggcagaaatcatttgcaattggattgaaaactggctgaaggatcgtatccagagagttgtggtcaatgattcctactcggaatggtcaccagttatgagtggtgtacctcagggttctgtgcttggcccactactatttaatatatttattaatgatatagaggtaggaattaatagcactgtgtctatttttgcagatgacaccaaactgtgtagtgtaatacagtctatggaggatgttcataggctgcagggtgacttggacaaactgaatgtttggtcatccacttggcaaatgaggtttaatgtggataaatgtaaggttatgcacctgggggccaaaaatacaaaggcaaaatatgtccttgggggagtaaatctgggagagtcccttgttgagaaggacctgggggtactagtagatcataaattgaataacagcatgcaatgtcaatcagctgcctctaaagctagtaggatcttgtcgtgtatcaaaagtggtatggactctcgtgatagggatgtaatattacccctgtacaaggcactggttcggcctcacctggaatatgctgtccagttctgggcaccggtccataaaaaggatgccctggagctggagagggttcaacgtagagccacaaaaatgataaggggtatggagggtcttagttatgaggaaagattaaaacaactagatttatttagtctggaaaagagacgactacgaggggacatgattaatttatttaaatatatatgaatggtccatacaaaaaatatggtggtaagttgtttcagattagatcaaatcaaaagacgagggggcactgtctccgtctggagaaaacaaggtttaatcaccggaggcgacagggcttttttactatgagaactgtcactctgtggaatagcctgcctcaggcgctggtcacagcagggacagcagagagctttaagaagggtctagatgcctttttacacctaaataacattgatggttatgttatatagaattgtttcccctaaatcccttcctcatccaatcccttcccttccttggttgaacttgatggacaagtgtcttttttcaaccgtataaactatgaaactatgaaggaAGTTATAAGCAGAATaggattaaagggtttgtcccaagTTTTGAAGTGATCAACAGGGGCCAACTGATGGGATCCCATCAAGTGGGAGAATGGGAGACCCACAGTCCGGAGAATGCTCCCTATTGGGTGGAAAGACAATAGAAGGCAGTACGTCTTGCCGTTCCATTCCGTGGATATCCTGTCTAACAACTAGAGCCTTTTTCATGTACGACTGTCAAGCAAGATGTCTATAGCATCCAGTTTGTTTACTATTAATGATGTCCGCAGCTCAAGGCCAAATTTTAAGTTTTAAGTAATTTTCGGACTTCCATTATACAATGAGTGACGGGTATTTACCATGTCACCAATTTTCTAAGTAAATATATTTCCTAAGATACTACTGAGAGTAATTCTCATCAGATGTCAGTAACAACCCATCCAAttcacactgtaaaaaaaaaaatcaaaccataGAGGTCCATGAATTAAGATGTATATATTTAATGAGAATagaacacgggggggggggggaagtattGAACGCGTGAAAGAAAGAAAAGTGCAAAAAGCCATGGAAAGTTGTGACACAAGCCGAAAGCGATCAGTAATTAGAAGGCAATTCTGTCACTTAGTAATAAATAATATCTGCCGGATCAATTGATATTCTATAGAAGGGCGTCCAGTACTATGGTGCCATGGAAGAAACATCTCATGATCCGTAACAAGAATGAGCTGTCCCAAGACCCTCACAACCTCATTGTTGGCATTGGTAAGAGAAGAATTTCTAAACTACTAGGTTCCAGTGAGTGATGTTGGGACCATAAACGGAAAGTGGGAAGAACTTAAT includes:
- the LOC140119549 gene encoding uncharacterized protein — translated: MTTEDEIQFWLLLLGYVVSRRKRRKRETIRNYWVHPLTSQRFSKGQFHLRYGDLRKCPKRFFDYFKMSIRTFDELLENLRPVLIRSDTKMRAAISPEERLCVTIKYLATGQSFTSLHFRFLIGKATIRLIVRETCRAICDALLNVLMPEPTPETWQQIAEDFYTTTSFPNCVGALDAKDIRMKMPPNSGSKRWDSSKHSIVLLALVDSSYRFIAIDVGAYGTTGCCRIFKKSNLGRKLKEGKLNLPEHQALPGTSHPPMPYIFVADEAFGLTENILRPYPNRNITPIQKVFNYRLIRARRAIDSAFGILSNKWRVFFAPIQLEANFVQDIIKAACVLHNLVLLRDGFVFEDILSNPLHDVAWSTVRGPVSGMLVRNSFASYFVSPQGEIPWQNEKI